One Gossypium hirsutum isolate 1008001.06 chromosome A11, Gossypium_hirsutum_v2.1, whole genome shotgun sequence genomic window carries:
- the LOC107924463 gene encoding uncharacterized protein has product MAGIIYQLLASSTLLSLGLYHLICTTRNFLKSPQSYSAKPFYPFPFSSNLRLKHLPVYLLMLCLFIAFLHQSFISSDPDPLVKGRTPVYHFITLNSAAVLFLFLILSLSFFLSESTSLLPLPPDLFFAFASAIFFLHYSVSDGAASVQTSDLQAKCDSLSARVSALASLMCLILACQPKLFIAEVGLGASLCLQGLWVLQTGLSLYVEAFIPEGCHKLLDVVSGVEGSTKCDLDESRLRAVAILDLVFVVHVMFVIIFVMLTYAVVAKSIGVRRLGSYEPLPANASDSNHIQMKALAGTQA; this is encoded by the coding sequence ATGGCGGGCATAATATACCAGCTATTAGCCTCCTCCACGCTTCTCTCTCTGGGTCTTTACCATCTCATCTGCACCACCCGTAACTTCCTTAAATCCCCACAATCCTACTCCGCCAAGCCTTTTTACCCATTCCCTTTCTCCTCCAATCTCCGCCTCAAGCACCTTCCCGTCTACCTTCTCATGCTCTGCCTTTTCATTGCATTCCTCCACCAATCTTTCATCTCCTCCGACCCCGATCCCCTCGTCAAGGGCCGCACTCCCGTCTACCACTTCATCACCCTCAACTCGGCTGCCGTTTTGTTCCTCTTCCTCATCCTTTccctttctttcttcctctccGAATCCACCTCCCTTCTCCCCCTCCCTCCCGATCTCTTCTTCGCCTTTGCCTCCGCTATCTTCTTCCTCCACTACTCCGTCTCCGACGGTGCCGCCTCCGTCCAGACCTCTGATCTCCAAGCCAAATGTGATTCTTTGTCCGCCCGCGTTTCCGCTTTGGCTTCCTTGATGTGCCTCATCCTGGCTTGCCAACCCAAGCTTTTTATAGCCGAGGTCGGTTTGGGGGCGTCTCTTTGCCTCCAGGGGCTGTGGGTGCTGCAGACGGGGCTTTCACTCTACGTTGAAGCCTTTATACCCGAAGGCTGCCATAAGCTGCTGGACGTTGTGAGCGGTGTCGAGGGATCTACCAAATGCGACCTCGACGAATCCCGGCTCAGGGCTGTGGCCATTCTGGATCTGGTGTTCGTGGTTCATGTCATGTTTGTCATCATCTTTGTGATGCTCACTTACGCCGTTGTTGCTAAGAGTATTGGGGTTAGGAGACTGGGATCATACGAGCCCTTGCCTGCCAATGCTTCTGATTCTAACCATATTCAGATGAAGGCTTTGGCTGGCACCCAAGCCTGA
- the LOC107924523 gene encoding syntaxin-22 isoform X2 has protein sequence MSFQDVQTGGGARSSSSSYMASKSPSQAVAAGIFQINTAVAAFRRLVDAIGTAKDTPDHRLKLHNTRQRILQLVKETSAKLKALTEPDHDPTVNPSKKVEDAKLARDFQNTLQEFQKVQQLASERESTYSPAPPPPSLPTTSGSDESLPREKQPLLMEQRRQEVILLDNEIGFNEAMIDEREQGIREVEDQIGQVNEIFKDLAVLVHEQGVVIDDISSNIDASSVSTTQARGQLAKAFNSVKPRTSWCWWVLVILVVLLGIFLLILII, from the exons ATGAGCTTCCAAGACGTTCAAACTGGTGGTGGTGCTCGTTCCTCATCTTCATCATACATGGCGTCCAAGAGCCCCTCACAAGCTGTGGCAGCTGGTATCTTCCAGATCAACACTGCCGTTGCTGCTTTCCGTCGCCTCGTGGATGCCATCGGCACCGCCAAGGATACTCCCGATCATCGCCTAAAATT GCACAATACCAGGCAAAGAATACTGCAACTAGTGAAGGAAACTTCGGCTAAGCTCAAGGCTTTGACTGAACCCGATCATGACCCTACTGTCAAT CCGAGTAAAAAGGTAGAAGATGCAAAGCTGGCTAGAGATTTTCAGAACACGCTCCAAGAGTTCCAGAAAGTTCAGCAACTGGCCTCTGAACGCGAGTCTACTTACTCTCCTGCACCCCCTCCACCCTCCTTGCCCACAAC CTCTGGCTCCGATGAGTCGTTGCCTCGAGAGAAACAACCTTTACTTATGGAACAGAGAAG gcaaGAAGTAATTTTGCTGGATAATGAAATTGGCTTCAACGAAGCTATGATTGATGAAAGAGAACAGGGTATCAGAGAAGTAGAGGATCAAATAGGACaagtaaatgaaatatttaaGGACCTTGCTGTTCTTGTCCACGAGCAGGGTGTGGTCATTG atgacatttcatcaaacatagATGCTTCCTCTGTTTCAACAACCCAGGCTAGAGGTCAACTAGCCAAGGCTTTCAATAGTGTTAAACCTCGAACCTCATGG TGCTGGTGGGTGCTGGTAATTTTAGTGGTGCTGCTGGGAATCTTTCTCCTTATTCTTATCATATAG
- the LOC107924523 gene encoding syntaxin-22 isoform X1, protein MSFQDVQTGGGARSSSSSYMASKSPSQAVAAGIFQINTAVAAFRRLVDAIGTAKDTPDHRLKLHNTRQRILQLVKETSAKLKALTEPDHDPTVNPSKKVEDAKLARDFQNTLQEFQKVQQLASERESTYSPAPPPPSLPTTSSGSDESLPREKQPLLMEQRRQEVILLDNEIGFNEAMIDEREQGIREVEDQIGQVNEIFKDLAVLVHEQGVVIDDISSNIDASSVSTTQARGQLAKAFNSVKPRTSWCWWVLVILVVLLGIFLLILII, encoded by the exons ATGAGCTTCCAAGACGTTCAAACTGGTGGTGGTGCTCGTTCCTCATCTTCATCATACATGGCGTCCAAGAGCCCCTCACAAGCTGTGGCAGCTGGTATCTTCCAGATCAACACTGCCGTTGCTGCTTTCCGTCGCCTCGTGGATGCCATCGGCACCGCCAAGGATACTCCCGATCATCGCCTAAAATT GCACAATACCAGGCAAAGAATACTGCAACTAGTGAAGGAAACTTCGGCTAAGCTCAAGGCTTTGACTGAACCCGATCATGACCCTACTGTCAAT CCGAGTAAAAAGGTAGAAGATGCAAAGCTGGCTAGAGATTTTCAGAACACGCTCCAAGAGTTCCAGAAAGTTCAGCAACTGGCCTCTGAACGCGAGTCTACTTACTCTCCTGCACCCCCTCCACCCTCCTTGCCCACAAC CAGCTCTGGCTCCGATGAGTCGTTGCCTCGAGAGAAACAACCTTTACTTATGGAACAGAGAAG gcaaGAAGTAATTTTGCTGGATAATGAAATTGGCTTCAACGAAGCTATGATTGATGAAAGAGAACAGGGTATCAGAGAAGTAGAGGATCAAATAGGACaagtaaatgaaatatttaaGGACCTTGCTGTTCTTGTCCACGAGCAGGGTGTGGTCATTG atgacatttcatcaaacatagATGCTTCCTCTGTTTCAACAACCCAGGCTAGAGGTCAACTAGCCAAGGCTTTCAATAGTGTTAAACCTCGAACCTCATGG TGCTGGTGGGTGCTGGTAATTTTAGTGGTGCTGCTGGGAATCTTTCTCCTTATTCTTATCATATAG
- the LOC107924522 gene encoding potassium transporter 4 isoform X1: MELDSALTIPPTPPRNLFPLTWVNLSGNLILAYQSLGVVYGDLSTSPLYVYTSTLIGNLEDHQNEEAIFGACSLIFWTLTLIPLCKYVFILLAADDNGEGGTFALYSLLCRHANFSLLPNQQASDEELSAYRYGPSTHSNVSLLKRFLEKQKRPRTGLLIVVLFGSSMVIGDGVLTSAIAVMSSLPGLQYSGKKLTKGALLLLACVILISLFALQHIGTHKVAFMFAPIVMLWLISIFCVGLYNIIHWNPKVVSAIYPYYIIKFFRETGRDGWISLGGILLSITGTEAMYADLGHFTAVSIRLAFVFAIYPCLVVQYMGQAAFLSRNLHSIPNSFFESIPDPVFWPIFVVATLSAVVGSQATITATFSVIKQCHALGCFPRVKIVHTSKHIYGQIYIPEINWMLMILTLSITIGFQDTTLIGNAYGLATATLMFITTFLVALVITFVWQKSIWISGMFLLFFGIIEGAYLSAALMKVPQGGWVPLVLSFIFMMIMYIWHYGMRLKYNFDMHNKVPLQWLLGLGPSLGIVRVPGIGLIYTELATGIPAIFSHFVTNLPAFHKVLVFICVKSVPVPYVSSDERFVVGRVCPRPYRMYRCIVRYGYKDIQRDDGDFENQLIQSLAEFIHMEAGEPEFCSSEGSFDGRMMVTRLSSIQSGSTIIATEIEDCSESSSVQSSKSSALLSLRSVYDDENPPVRKQHIRFHLPANRIMDSAIQEELMDLIVAKEAGFAYIMGHSYVKARRSSSCFKKFVIDVGYTFLRKNCRGPSVDLNIPHINLIEVGMIYYV, encoded by the exons ATGGAACTAGATTCTGCACTCACGATTCCACCTACTCCTCCACGAAATCTTTTTCCG CTTACGTGGGTCAATCTCTCCGGCAATCTAATATTAGCATATCAGAGCTTGGGGGTGGTGTATGGAGACCTTAGCACTTCACCTCTTTATGTTTACACAAGCACTTTGATTGGGAATTTGGAGGATCATCAGAATGAAGAAGCAATATTTGGAGCATGTTCCTTGATTTTTTGGACCCTTACATTGATACCCCTTTGTAAATATGTGTTTATCTTGCTAGCTGCTGATGATAATGGTGAAG GTGGAACTTTTGCTCTGTACTCGCTGCTCTGTAGGCACGCAAACTTTAGCTTGCTTCCAAATCAGCAAGCATCTGATGAAGAGCTCTCAGCCTACAGATATGGCCCCTCAACCCATTCCAATGTTTCCTTGTTGAAGCGATTTTTGGAGAAGCAAAAGAGGCCAAGGACAGGCCTTCTTATTGTGGTACTCTTTGGTTCTTCGATGGTCATTGGTGATGGCGTGCTCACTTCAGCAATAGCAG TTATGTCATCGTTGCCTGGGCTACAATATTCTGGAAAGAAATTAACTAAAG GCGCACTCCTCTTGCTTGcttgtgtcatattgattagcctaTTTGCTCTGCAGCATATTGGCACGCACAAGGTAGCTTTTATGTTTGCTCCGATTGTGATGTTGTGGCTGATATCAATTTTTTGTGTTGGCTTGTACAACATAATACATTGGAACCCAAAAGTTGTTTCTGCCATTTATCCCTATTATATTATCAAGTTCTTCAGAGAGACTGGTAGAGATGGCTGGATTTCTCTTGGAGGGATCCTTCTATCAATAACCG GTACTGAAGCTATGTACGCAGACCTTGGTCATTTCACTGCTGTATCTATCAGG CTTGCATTTGTATTTGCAATATACCCGTGTTTGGTTGTACAATACATGGGTCAGGCTGCGTTCTTGTCAAGAAACCTCCATTCGATTCCTAACAGCTTCTTTGAATCTATTCCTG ATCCCGTTTTCTGGCCAATCTTTGTAGTTGCCACCCTTTCAGCTGTTGTTGGAAGTCAGGCTACTATAACTGCTACTTTTTCTGTAATCAAACAATGCCACGCCCTTGGTTGCTTTCCTCGAGTCAAAATTGTTCACACCTCAAAACATATATATGGCCAGATCTACATCCCAGAAATAAACTGGATGCTCATGATCCTTACTCTTTCCATCACTATTGGATTTCAAGATACAACTTTAATCGGAAATGCTTATG GACTTGCAACTGCTACGTTGATGTTCATTACAACTTTTCTCGTGGCGCTTGTCATAACCTTTGTTTGGCAGAAAAGCATTTGGATTTCCGGAATGTTCCTTCTGTTCTTCGGGATTATCGAAGGGGCTTACTTATCAGCAGCACTGATGAAAGTGCCACAAGGAGGATGGGTGCCTCTTGTGCTCTCCTTCATATTTATGATGATTATGTACATTTGGCATTATGGGATGCGCTTGAAGTACAACTTTGACATGCACAACAAAGTACCATTGCAATGGTTGCTTGGCTTGGGTCCTAGCCTTGGTATTGTTCGTGTGCCTGGGATAGGCCTCATATACACAGAATTGGCAACGGGAATCCCTGCAATATTCTCCCACTTTGTTACGAACCTGCCTGCGTTCCATAAGGTGTTAGTTTTTATTTGTGTAAAGTCAGTTCCAGTCCCATATGTATCATCAGATGAACGCTTTGTTGTTGGTCGGGTTTGCCCCAGGCCATACCGTATGTATAGGTGTATTGTGAGGTACGGGTACAAAGATATCCAGCGAGATGATGGGGATTTCGAGAACCAGCTTATACAAAGCCTAGCAGAGTTCATCCATATGGAAGCTGGAGAACCAGAGTTCTGTAGTTCTGAGGGGTCATTCGATGGGAGGATGATGGTTACACGTTTAAGCAGCATCCAATCTGGCTCAACCATAATAGCTACTGAGATAGAGGATTGCAGTGAGAGTAGCTCCGTCCAAAGCAGCAAATCCTCTGCCCTACTCAGCTTGCGATCTGTTTACGATGACGAGAATCCACCAGTTAGGAAGCAGCACATAAGATTCCATCTGCCAGCAAATCGAATTATGGATAGTGCCATTCAGGAAGagttgatggatttgattgtggCAAAGGAAGCTGGGTTTGCATATATAATGGGTCACTCTTATGTAAAGGCCAGGAGAAGCTCATCATGTTTTAAAAAGTTTGTAATTGACGTGGGGTATACGTTTCTCCGAAAGAACTGCAGGGGCCCTTCCGTAGATCTAAACATTCCTCACATCAATCTCATTGAAGTCGGAATGATATATTATGTGTAG
- the LOC107924522 gene encoding potassium transporter 4 isoform X2 has product MIMVKEFLSGGTFALYSLLCRHANFSLLPNQQASDEELSAYRYGPSTHSNVSLLKRFLEKQKRPRTGLLIVVLFGSSMVIGDGVLTSAIAVMSSLPGLQYSGKKLTKGALLLLACVILISLFALQHIGTHKVAFMFAPIVMLWLISIFCVGLYNIIHWNPKVVSAIYPYYIIKFFRETGRDGWISLGGILLSITGTEAMYADLGHFTAVSIRLAFVFAIYPCLVVQYMGQAAFLSRNLHSIPNSFFESIPDPVFWPIFVVATLSAVVGSQATITATFSVIKQCHALGCFPRVKIVHTSKHIYGQIYIPEINWMLMILTLSITIGFQDTTLIGNAYGLATATLMFITTFLVALVITFVWQKSIWISGMFLLFFGIIEGAYLSAALMKVPQGGWVPLVLSFIFMMIMYIWHYGMRLKYNFDMHNKVPLQWLLGLGPSLGIVRVPGIGLIYTELATGIPAIFSHFVTNLPAFHKVLVFICVKSVPVPYVSSDERFVVGRVCPRPYRMYRCIVRYGYKDIQRDDGDFENQLIQSLAEFIHMEAGEPEFCSSEGSFDGRMMVTRLSSIQSGSTIIATEIEDCSESSSVQSSKSSALLSLRSVYDDENPPVRKQHIRFHLPANRIMDSAIQEELMDLIVAKEAGFAYIMGHSYVKARRSSSCFKKFVIDVGYTFLRKNCRGPSVDLNIPHINLIEVGMIYYV; this is encoded by the exons ATGATAATGGTGAAG GAATTCTTGTCAGGTGGAACTTTTGCTCTGTACTCGCTGCTCTGTAGGCACGCAAACTTTAGCTTGCTTCCAAATCAGCAAGCATCTGATGAAGAGCTCTCAGCCTACAGATATGGCCCCTCAACCCATTCCAATGTTTCCTTGTTGAAGCGATTTTTGGAGAAGCAAAAGAGGCCAAGGACAGGCCTTCTTATTGTGGTACTCTTTGGTTCTTCGATGGTCATTGGTGATGGCGTGCTCACTTCAGCAATAGCAG TTATGTCATCGTTGCCTGGGCTACAATATTCTGGAAAGAAATTAACTAAAG GCGCACTCCTCTTGCTTGcttgtgtcatattgattagcctaTTTGCTCTGCAGCATATTGGCACGCACAAGGTAGCTTTTATGTTTGCTCCGATTGTGATGTTGTGGCTGATATCAATTTTTTGTGTTGGCTTGTACAACATAATACATTGGAACCCAAAAGTTGTTTCTGCCATTTATCCCTATTATATTATCAAGTTCTTCAGAGAGACTGGTAGAGATGGCTGGATTTCTCTTGGAGGGATCCTTCTATCAATAACCG GTACTGAAGCTATGTACGCAGACCTTGGTCATTTCACTGCTGTATCTATCAGG CTTGCATTTGTATTTGCAATATACCCGTGTTTGGTTGTACAATACATGGGTCAGGCTGCGTTCTTGTCAAGAAACCTCCATTCGATTCCTAACAGCTTCTTTGAATCTATTCCTG ATCCCGTTTTCTGGCCAATCTTTGTAGTTGCCACCCTTTCAGCTGTTGTTGGAAGTCAGGCTACTATAACTGCTACTTTTTCTGTAATCAAACAATGCCACGCCCTTGGTTGCTTTCCTCGAGTCAAAATTGTTCACACCTCAAAACATATATATGGCCAGATCTACATCCCAGAAATAAACTGGATGCTCATGATCCTTACTCTTTCCATCACTATTGGATTTCAAGATACAACTTTAATCGGAAATGCTTATG GACTTGCAACTGCTACGTTGATGTTCATTACAACTTTTCTCGTGGCGCTTGTCATAACCTTTGTTTGGCAGAAAAGCATTTGGATTTCCGGAATGTTCCTTCTGTTCTTCGGGATTATCGAAGGGGCTTACTTATCAGCAGCACTGATGAAAGTGCCACAAGGAGGATGGGTGCCTCTTGTGCTCTCCTTCATATTTATGATGATTATGTACATTTGGCATTATGGGATGCGCTTGAAGTACAACTTTGACATGCACAACAAAGTACCATTGCAATGGTTGCTTGGCTTGGGTCCTAGCCTTGGTATTGTTCGTGTGCCTGGGATAGGCCTCATATACACAGAATTGGCAACGGGAATCCCTGCAATATTCTCCCACTTTGTTACGAACCTGCCTGCGTTCCATAAGGTGTTAGTTTTTATTTGTGTAAAGTCAGTTCCAGTCCCATATGTATCATCAGATGAACGCTTTGTTGTTGGTCGGGTTTGCCCCAGGCCATACCGTATGTATAGGTGTATTGTGAGGTACGGGTACAAAGATATCCAGCGAGATGATGGGGATTTCGAGAACCAGCTTATACAAAGCCTAGCAGAGTTCATCCATATGGAAGCTGGAGAACCAGAGTTCTGTAGTTCTGAGGGGTCATTCGATGGGAGGATGATGGTTACACGTTTAAGCAGCATCCAATCTGGCTCAACCATAATAGCTACTGAGATAGAGGATTGCAGTGAGAGTAGCTCCGTCCAAAGCAGCAAATCCTCTGCCCTACTCAGCTTGCGATCTGTTTACGATGACGAGAATCCACCAGTTAGGAAGCAGCACATAAGATTCCATCTGCCAGCAAATCGAATTATGGATAGTGCCATTCAGGAAGagttgatggatttgattgtggCAAAGGAAGCTGGGTTTGCATATATAATGGGTCACTCTTATGTAAAGGCCAGGAGAAGCTCATCATGTTTTAAAAAGTTTGTAATTGACGTGGGGTATACGTTTCTCCGAAAGAACTGCAGGGGCCCTTCCGTAGATCTAAACATTCCTCACATCAATCTCATTGAAGTCGGAATGATATATTATGTGTAG